In a genomic window of Lacrimispora sp. BS-2:
- the clpX gene encoding ATP-dependent Clp protease ATP-binding subunit ClpX, with product MDEKDFPEEKIEDTAATGSDSSKKKKDEDEYEKVCYVCRRPENVTGPMVSMPGGMNLCHDCMQKAFDSVTQGGFDITKIQNMPYMNLNFSDLGSLNGKDLEIPNKQRVKKRAEKEPEQKLNLKDIPAPHVIRQKLDEYVIGQDQAKKVISVAVYNHYKRVYLANSKKVDEEGNVQIEKSNILMIGPTGSGKTYLVKTLAKLLDVPLAIADATSLTEAGYIGDDIESVVSKLLTAADNDVEKAERGIIFIDEIDKIAKKKNTNSRDVSGESVQQELLKLLEGSTVEVPVGSNQKNALTPMTAVSTENILFICGGAFPDLEDIIKERLKEKSSIGFSAELKDRYEKDPNILSHVTNEDLRKFGMIPEFLGRLPITVTLKSLDKELLVRVLKEPKNAILKQYKKLLELDEVNLVFEDEALEWIAEEALKKKTGARALRAIIENFMLDIMYEVPKDPNIGSVVITRAYLDKNGGPLIQMRC from the coding sequence TTGGACGAGAAGGATTTTCCTGAAGAGAAAATAGAAGATACAGCTGCCACCGGCTCTGACAGCAGCAAAAAGAAAAAAGACGAAGATGAGTATGAAAAAGTCTGCTATGTCTGCCGCAGGCCGGAGAATGTGACAGGACCAATGGTTTCCATGCCCGGAGGCATGAATCTGTGCCATGATTGTATGCAGAAGGCATTTGATTCCGTAACTCAGGGCGGATTTGATATAACAAAGATTCAGAATATGCCTTATATGAATTTGAATTTCAGCGATTTAGGCAGCTTAAACGGAAAAGACCTTGAGATACCCAATAAGCAGAGGGTCAAAAAAAGGGCTGAAAAGGAGCCGGAGCAGAAGCTTAATTTAAAGGACATTCCGGCGCCTCATGTGATCAGACAGAAGCTGGATGAATATGTGATCGGCCAGGACCAGGCCAAAAAGGTGATTTCCGTAGCAGTTTATAACCATTACAAAAGGGTTTATCTGGCAAATTCCAAAAAAGTGGATGAGGAAGGGAATGTACAGATTGAAAAATCCAACATTTTAATGATCGGTCCAACGGGAAGCGGAAAGACCTACCTGGTTAAGACCCTGGCAAAGCTTCTTGATGTTCCCCTGGCAATTGCTGATGCCACTTCCCTTACAGAAGCCGGATATATAGGCGATGACATAGAGAGTGTGGTTTCCAAGCTGCTTACAGCGGCTGACAATGATGTGGAAAAGGCGGAACGGGGGATTATATTTATTGACGAGATCGATAAAATTGCAAAAAAGAAGAATACCAACAGCAGGGATGTAAGCGGGGAGTCTGTGCAGCAGGAGCTTTTAAAGCTCTTAGAGGGAAGTACCGTGGAGGTTCCGGTGGGTTCCAACCAGAAAAATGCCCTCACCCCAATGACTGCGGTGAGTACCGAGAATATCCTTTTCATCTGCGGAGGAGCGTTCCCGGACTTAGAGGATATCATAAAGGAGCGGCTGAAGGAAAAGTCATCCATTGGTTTTTCGGCCGAATTAAAAGACCGGTACGAGAAGGACCCTAATATTTTGTCTCACGTGACCAATGAGGATTTACGTAAGTTCGGTATGATTCCGGAATTTTTAGGCCGTCTGCCCATTACTGTGACCCTGAAATCTTTGGATAAGGAGCTGTTGGTCCGGGTTTTAAAGGAACCGAAAAACGCCATCTTAAAACAGTATAAAAAGCTTTTGGAGCTTGATGAGGTGAATCTGGTATTTGAGGATGAGGCATTGGAATGGATCGCGGAAGAAGCTCTTAAGAAAAAGACAGGAGCAAGAGCCTTAAGAGCCATTATAGAAAATTTCATGCTTGATATCATGTATGAGGTTCCCAAGGATCCTAACATCGGATCAGTGGTTATAACGAGAGCTTATTTAGACAAGAACGGCGGGCCGCTCATCCAGATGAGATGTTAA
- a CDS encoding signal peptidase II: MVFIGIIALLAALDLLIKSAIEDQEEACFPKELEGSGGKIMLHKNHNAGFSFGYFKEHRSMVQMVPLAVASFIGGMLAGLLQRKGNILEKLALSVALGGAVSNLYDRLVRHYVVDYFSIQYGKLKKVVFNLGDLFIFLGAGIVLVVEIIKAFKER; encoded by the coding sequence ATGGTATTTATTGGTATCATTGCATTGCTGGCTGCACTGGATCTTTTAATAAAAAGCGCCATTGAGGATCAGGAAGAAGCATGCTTTCCCAAGGAACTGGAGGGAAGCGGCGGAAAAATTATGCTGCATAAGAATCATAATGCCGGTTTTTCCTTCGGCTATTTTAAGGAACATCGGTCCATGGTGCAGATGGTTCCCCTGGCAGTTGCTTCCTTTATCGGAGGAATGTTAGCAGGCCTTCTTCAAAGAAAAGGGAACATTTTGGAGAAACTTGCCCTGTCCGTTGCCCTGGGAGGTGCGGTCAGCAATCTGTACGACAGGCTGGTCCGTCATTATGTAGTGGATTATTTCAGCATTCAGTATGGAAAGCTTAAAAAAGTAGTGTTCAATCTGGGTGACCTGTTCATTTTTCTGGGAGCCGGAATTGTACTTGTGGTGGAAATCATAAAGGCTTTTAAAGAACGGTAA
- a CDS encoding hemolysin family protein, whose amino-acid sequence MDSSDYIQLLMLFLLVGLSAFFSSAETALTTVNKIRVRNLAEAGNKNAITLAKILENQGKMLSAILVGNNVVNLTASSMSTTLVMSIWGNKAIGIGTGILTLVILVFGEISPKTISTLYSEIISLKYAKVIYAFMIVMTPVINVIHILSSGFLRFIHVNPNRKQEPITEDELRTIVDVSHEEGVIESEERKIINNVFDFGDSVARDIMIPRIDMTLVEVNASYDELIDIFRQEMYTRIPVYEETSDNVIGIINMKDLLLVDRTDDFNIRNFLREPLYTYEYKKTAELMLEMRQTCNNVVIVLDEYGATAGMITLEDLLEEIVGEIRDEYDEDEENELVEVEPFEYLVEGSMKLDDLNDRLNLELESEDYDSIGGLIIGQLDRLPEQGEEVVCGEIRLVVDELDKNRIDKVRMYLPH is encoded by the coding sequence TTGGATTCGAGTGACTATATACAGTTGCTTATGTTATTTTTATTAGTTGGATTATCAGCATTCTTCTCATCGGCTGAGACTGCGCTTACTACGGTGAATAAAATCAGAGTACGGAATTTAGCGGAGGCAGGCAATAAGAACGCCATTACGCTAGCTAAGATTTTAGAGAATCAAGGTAAGATGCTCAGTGCGATTCTGGTCGGTAACAATGTGGTAAACTTAACTGCCTCGTCCATGTCCACCACACTGGTTATGAGCATTTGGGGCAATAAGGCCATAGGCATTGGAACCGGTATCCTTACGCTAGTCATTCTGGTATTCGGCGAGATATCCCCGAAAACCATTTCTACCTTGTATTCCGAAATAATATCTTTAAAATATGCAAAAGTGATCTATGCTTTTATGATTGTCATGACACCGGTCATTAACGTGATTCATATCCTTTCATCAGGTTTTTTGCGCTTTATCCATGTGAACCCTAACAGGAAGCAGGAGCCTATCACAGAGGATGAACTGCGTACCATTGTGGATGTGAGCCATGAGGAAGGCGTGATAGAATCAGAGGAGAGAAAGATCATTAATAACGTGTTTGATTTTGGTGATTCTGTGGCACGTGACATTATGATTCCCCGTATTGACATGACCCTGGTAGAGGTCAATGCTTCCTATGATGAGTTGATCGATATTTTCCGGCAGGAAATGTACACCAGGATTCCGGTATACGAGGAAACCAGTGACAATGTGATCGGAATCATCAATATGAAGGATCTGCTTCTCGTGGACAGAACAGATGATTTCAATATCAGGAATTTTTTAAGAGAGCCGCTCTATACATACGAGTATAAAAAAACTGCGGAACTTATGTTGGAGATGCGCCAGACCTGCAATAACGTTGTTATCGTTTTAGATGAATACGGAGCAACGGCAGGTATGATAACTCTGGAAGATTTACTGGAAGAAATCGTGGGTGAGATCCGGGATGAGTATGACGAGGATGAAGAAAATGAACTGGTTGAGGTGGAACCCTTTGAATATCTGGTAGAAGGCTCCATGAAGCTTGATGATTTAAATGACAGGCTGAACCTTGAACTGGAGTCTGAAGATTATGATTCCATCGGCGGTCTGATCATCGGACAGCTTGACAGGCTCCCGGAACAGGGGGAGGAGGTTGTCTGCGGCGAAATCCGCCTTGTTGTGGACGAGCTGGACAAAAACAGGATCGATAAGGTTCGGATGTATTTGCCTCACTAA
- a CDS encoding TIGR04086 family membrane protein, whose translation MEKSKLQVTLRNLLITYILTGILLVVLALALYRFRLKEGQIRLGVNAVYIIACLFGGVLMGKSIRHRRFFWGLLLGLLYFLVLLAVSFLLNKGLNGSMNQLLTTMAICAVSGTAGGMLS comes from the coding sequence ATGGAAAAATCAAAGCTTCAGGTCACGCTAAGAAACCTTCTTATCACCTACATACTGACCGGAATCCTGCTGGTGGTCCTGGCCTTAGCACTTTATAGATTCCGGCTGAAGGAAGGACAGATACGCCTGGGTGTCAATGCGGTTTATATCATCGCCTGTCTCTTTGGCGGGGTCTTAATGGGAAAGAGCATACGGCACCGAAGATTCTTCTGGGGCCTTTTGCTGGGACTTCTATATTTCCTGGTACTCTTAGCCGTATCCTTTTTATTAAACAAAGGCTTAAACGGCTCCATGAACCAGCTCCTCACCACCATGGCCATCTGCGCAGTCAGCGGAACCGCGGGGGGAATGCTAAGCTGA
- the scfA gene encoding six-cysteine ranthipeptide SCIFF, translating into MKHVKTLNSSTLKESMKKGGCGECQTSCQSACKTSCTVGNQSCENSNR; encoded by the coding sequence ATGAAACACGTGAAGACTTTAAATTCCAGTACATTAAAAGAGTCCATGAAAAAAGGCGGCTGCGGCGAATGCCAGACTTCCTGCCAGTCAGCATGCAAGACATCCTGTACAGTAGGAAACCAGAGCTGCGAGAACAGCAACCGTTAA
- the scfB gene encoding thioether cross-link-forming SCIFF peptide maturase, whose translation MIHQYISNGFHIIMDVNSGSVHSVDPVMYDAVETAAGMVPEMEEGQPLPKEVGEKVRTSLSETYGETEVEEVLEEIQYLIDKGELFTKDMYHDYVIDFKKRQTVVKALCLHIAHDCNLACKYCFAEEGEYHGRRALMSFEVGKKALDFLIANSGNRRNLEVDFFGGEPLMNWDVVKQLVEYGRKKEKEYNKNFRFTMTTNGVLLNDEIMEFCNREMSNVVLSLDGRKEVNDNMRPFRNGKGSYELIVPKFQKFARLRETKDYYIRGTFTRHNMDFAKDVLEFADLGFTSMSIEPVVAQPEEEYAIREEDLPQILKEYDDLAVEYINRQKEGKGFNFFHFNIDLNQGPCVAKRLSGCGSGTEYLAVTPWGDFYPCHQFVGEEKFLLGNVDTGVTNSEIRDEFKLCNVYAKDKCRDCFARFYCSGGCAANSHNFHGSITDAYDIGCEMQKKRIECAIMIKAALAEE comes from the coding sequence GTGATTCATCAATATATCAGCAATGGCTTCCATATTATTATGGATGTCAACAGCGGTTCTGTTCATTCTGTGGATCCGGTCATGTATGATGCCGTAGAGACCGCCGCAGGAATGGTTCCGGAGATGGAAGAGGGCCAGCCCCTTCCTAAAGAGGTTGGAGAAAAAGTGCGGACCAGCCTTTCTGAAACATACGGAGAGACAGAAGTAGAAGAGGTGCTGGAGGAGATTCAGTATCTGATCGATAAGGGAGAGCTTTTTACAAAGGATATGTATCACGATTATGTGATCGATTTTAAAAAGCGGCAGACAGTGGTAAAGGCTCTTTGCTTACATATTGCCCATGACTGCAACCTGGCCTGCAAGTATTGCTTTGCAGAAGAAGGGGAGTACCATGGCAGACGGGCTCTGATGTCCTTTGAAGTGGGGAAAAAGGCCCTGGACTTTCTCATTGCCAATTCCGGGAACCGAAGAAACTTAGAAGTGGACTTTTTTGGCGGAGAGCCGCTGATGAATTGGGACGTAGTAAAGCAGCTTGTTGAATACGGACGGAAAAAAGAGAAAGAATATAATAAGAACTTCCGTTTTACCATGACCACCAACGGTGTTCTGTTAAACGATGAGATCATGGAGTTCTGCAACCGGGAAATGAGCAATGTGGTCTTAAGCCTTGATGGCCGTAAAGAAGTCAATGACAATATGCGTCCCTTCCGCAACGGAAAAGGCAGCTACGAGCTGATCGTTCCCAAATTCCAGAAATTTGCCCGGCTTCGGGAAACCAAAGATTATTACATCAGAGGAACCTTTACCCGCCATAATATGGATTTTGCAAAGGATGTCCTGGAATTTGCGGATCTTGGCTTTACAAGTATGTCCATAGAGCCTGTGGTGGCACAGCCGGAAGAGGAGTATGCCATCAGAGAGGAAGACCTTCCCCAGATCTTAAAAGAGTATGATGATCTTGCTGTGGAATACATTAACAGGCAGAAGGAAGGAAAGGGATTCAATTTCTTCCACTTTAATATTGACTTAAACCAGGGCCCATGTGTGGCAAAGCGCCTGTCCGGCTGTGGTTCCGGAACCGAGTATCTGGCGGTGACTCCATGGGGAGATTTTTATCCGTGCCACCAGTTTGTGGGTGAGGAAAAATTCCTTCTTGGCAACGTGGATACAGGCGTAACAAATTCAGAGATCCGTGATGAGTTCAAGCTTTGCAATGTTTATGCAAAGGACAAGTGCCGGGACTGCTTTGCCAGGTTTTACTGCAGCGGAGGCTGTGCGGCTAACTCCCACAACTTCCACGGAAGTATCACGGATGCTTACGATATCGGCTGTGAAATGCAGAAGAAGCGGATCGAATGCGCCATCATGATCAAGGCGGCTTTGGCGGAAGAATGA
- the tgt gene encoding tRNA guanosine(34) transglycosylase Tgt, with amino-acid sequence MNYKIIAKDGRAKRGEVTTVHGTIQTPVFMNVGTVGAIKGAVSTDDLREIRTQVELSNTYHLHVRTGDKLIKEFGGLHRFMNWDRPILTDSGGFQVFSLTGLRKIKEEGVYFQSHIDGHKIFMGPEESMQIQSNLASTIAMAFDECPPHPATREYMQNSVDRTTRWLERCRTEMARLNTLPDTLNRDQLLFGINQGGTFEDIRIAHAKTISAMDLDGYALGGLAVGESHEEMYRILDETVPYLPENKPTYLMGVGTPANILESVDRGVDFFDCVYPSRNGRHGHVYTNHGKMNLFNAKYELDHRPIEEGCGCPACRSYSRAYIRHLLKAKEMLGMRLCVLHNLYFYNTMMEEIRDAIENHSYGEYKEQKLGRMMAGQTS; translated from the coding sequence ATGAATTATAAGATCATTGCAAAGGATGGACGCGCAAAGCGGGGCGAGGTAACCACTGTTCACGGCACCATCCAGACCCCGGTATTCATGAACGTGGGTACGGTAGGAGCCATTAAAGGGGCTGTTTCCACAGATGATCTCCGTGAGATCAGAACCCAGGTAGAACTGTCCAATACCTACCATCTTCATGTGCGTACCGGCGATAAATTAATCAAAGAGTTTGGCGGCCTTCACCGTTTTATGAACTGGGACCGTCCCATTCTTACGGATTCAGGCGGTTTTCAGGTATTTTCCCTGACCGGCTTAAGGAAAATAAAGGAGGAAGGCGTTTACTTCCAGTCCCATATAGACGGGCACAAGATTTTCATGGGTCCGGAAGAGAGCATGCAGATCCAGTCTAACCTGGCATCTACCATTGCCATGGCCTTTGACGAATGCCCGCCTCATCCGGCCACAAGGGAATATATGCAAAACAGCGTAGACCGTACCACCAGATGGCTGGAACGGTGCCGTACTGAAATGGCAAGGCTTAATACCCTGCCTGATACCTTAAACAGGGACCAGCTGTTATTCGGCATTAACCAGGGCGGAACCTTTGAAGATATCCGCATCGCCCATGCAAAAACCATATCCGCTATGGACTTGGACGGCTATGCCTTAGGCGGACTGGCTGTGGGAGAAAGCCATGAGGAGATGTACAGGATATTAGATGAGACGGTACCTTATCTGCCGGAGAATAAGCCAACCTATCTGATGGGAGTGGGAACTCCCGCCAATATTTTAGAGTCCGTAGACAGGGGCGTGGACTTTTTTGACTGCGTATATCCGTCAAGGAACGGCCGCCATGGTCATGTATATACCAATCATGGAAAAATGAATTTATTTAATGCCAAATATGAGCTGGACCACAGGCCCATTGAAGAGGGATGTGGGTGTCCGGCCTGCCGTTCCTACAGCAGGGCCTATATCAGGCACCTTTTAAAGGCAAAAGAAATGCTTGGCATGAGATTATGTGTATTGCATAATTTATATTTTTATAATACAATGATGGAAGAGATCCGCGATGCAATTGAGAACCACAGTTATGGGGAATACAAGGAGCAGAAGCTTGGCCGTATGATGGCAGGTCAGACCTCCTAA
- the yajC gene encoding preprotein translocase subunit YajC, which produces MGVGFWVIYIAVIFGFMYFIAIRPQKREKKKQQEMFANIAIGDSVLTSGGFYGVIIDMTDDTVIVEFGNNKNCRIPMQKTAIVQVEKAQA; this is translated from the coding sequence ATGGGCGTGGGCTTTTGGGTCATTTATATCGCGGTGATCTTTGGCTTCATGTATTTTATCGCAATCAGACCCCAGAAAAGGGAGAAAAAGAAACAGCAGGAGATGTTTGCAAACATTGCAATCGGAGACAGCGTTTTGACCTCCGGTGGTTTTTATGGTGTGATCATTGATATGACAGATGATACGGTTATTGTAGAGTTCGGCAACAATAAGAACTGCAGGATTCCTATGCAGAAGACTGCTATCGTTCAGGTAGAAAAAGCACAGGCTTAA
- a CDS encoding 3-oxoacyl-ACP reductase FabG: protein MPRKTVLITGASRGIGKAVAVKFAKKGYNVVINCLHSEDRLVQVKKELEAYQVSCLSCMGDMGDMNQCQALFEQVRKQFGTLDVLVNNAGISYIGLLQDMSTDAWDRIIRTNLTSVFNCCKLAIPGMVEKKQGKIINISSVWGISGASCEVAYSATKGGINAFTKALAKELAPSNIQVNAVACGAIDTEMNQFLEEDELIALIDGIPAGRLGKAEEVADLVYHLGYKNSYLTGQIIGLDGGWL, encoded by the coding sequence ATGCCTAGAAAAACAGTACTTATAACGGGAGCTTCCCGGGGAATCGGAAAAGCTGTTGCCGTTAAATTTGCTAAAAAAGGATACAACGTGGTCATCAACTGCCTTCACAGTGAGGACCGACTTGTACAAGTAAAAAAGGAGCTGGAAGCATATCAGGTATCTTGTCTTTCCTGCATGGGGGACATGGGGGACATGAACCAGTGCCAGGCGCTCTTTGAACAGGTGCGCAAGCAGTTTGGTACACTGGATGTCCTGGTTAATAACGCCGGCATCTCCTACATCGGCCTGTTGCAGGATATGAGCACGGATGCCTGGGACCGGATTATCCGCACCAACTTAACGTCAGTATTCAACTGCTGCAAGCTGGCCATTCCCGGAATGGTAGAAAAAAAGCAAGGAAAGATCATTAACATCTCTTCTGTATGGGGAATATCAGGTGCCTCCTGCGAAGTCGCTTATTCCGCTACAAAAGGCGGTATCAACGCTTTTACAAAGGCTCTTGCCAAGGAACTGGCTCCAAGCAATATCCAGGTCAACGCCGTTGCCTGCGGCGCCATTGATACGGAAATGAACCAGTTTCTGGAGGAGGATGAATTAATCGCTCTCATCGATGGGATTCCGGCCGGACGGCTGGGAAAAGCAGAGGAGGTAGCTGATTTAGTATACCACCTGGGCTATAAAAATTCCTATCTGACCGGGCAGATCATCGGCCTTGACGGAGGCTGGCTTTAA
- the trxB gene encoding thioredoxin-disulfide reductase, which produces MNEIYDVVIIGSGPAGLSAAVYGKRAEFKMVVIEKEVASGGQVLNTYEVDNYPGLPGINGYDLGMKFREHAEKLGAEFSTDEVLRIEASDGEFTVVGEERAYATKSVIIATGAQHRKLSVIGEEELTGMGVSYCATCDGAFFRNKVAAVVGGGDVAIEDAIFLARMCKKVYLIHRRNKLRGAKTLQTQLFNQKNVEIIWDTVVEEIEGGDQVESLTIKNAKTEESKKLAVDGVFIAVGINPQSEAFNNLVEMDHGYIKAGEDCETNIPGIFAAGDVRTKQLRQVSTAVSDGANAITSVERYLTRI; this is translated from the coding sequence ATGAATGAGATTTATGATGTAGTGATCATCGGCTCCGGGCCCGCGGGGCTTTCGGCTGCGGTTTATGGTAAAAGGGCTGAATTTAAGATGGTAGTGATTGAAAAAGAGGTGGCAAGCGGCGGGCAGGTCCTTAATACTTATGAAGTGGATAATTACCCGGGGCTGCCTGGAATTAACGGCTATGATCTTGGAATGAAGTTCCGGGAGCATGCAGAGAAGCTGGGAGCAGAGTTTTCCACAGACGAGGTCCTTCGGATCGAAGCGTCTGACGGAGAATTTACCGTAGTAGGAGAAGAGAGGGCCTACGCAACAAAATCGGTCATCATCGCTACCGGAGCCCAGCACCGGAAGCTGAGCGTAATCGGTGAAGAGGAGCTTACGGGCATGGGAGTTTCCTACTGCGCTACCTGTGACGGTGCATTTTTCCGCAATAAGGTGGCGGCAGTGGTGGGCGGCGGCGACGTTGCCATTGAAGATGCCATTTTCCTGGCCAGAATGTGTAAAAAGGTATACTTAATTCATAGGAGAAATAAGCTGAGAGGGGCAAAGACTTTGCAGACCCAGCTGTTTAACCAGAAAAATGTGGAGATCATCTGGGATACCGTGGTAGAGGAGATCGAAGGCGGAGACCAGGTGGAATCCCTGACCATAAAGAACGCCAAGACCGAGGAATCGAAAAAGCTTGCGGTAGACGGAGTGTTCATAGCGGTAGGAATCAACCCGCAAAGCGAAGCGTTTAACAACTTAGTGGAGATGGATCATGGCTATATAAAGGCCGGTGAGGACTGTGAAACCAATATTCCCGGAATCTTTGCAGCCGGCGATGTGCGCACCAAGCAGCTTCGCCAGGTTTCCACAGCTGTTTCTGACGGTGCAAATGCCATTACCAGCGTAGAGCGGTATCTGACACGAATCTAA
- a CDS encoding GntR family transcriptional regulator, whose protein sequence is MNEGNVAPLYQQIKEDIKATIEQGKYKVKEQIPSEPELSAEYSVSRITIRRAIEELCSEGYLIKRQGRGTFVSAPRIHRKIAEGNRLESFTKTCQNYGMQAGAKLISRQIVPVRKDDKDFFGFGSDELLLYIERVRTADGLPIFLENLFLPYQKYRALMDENLNDCSMFETIERVGKKAIHDTSRRSLEIARASSDQAQKLGIPVGEPLLHMNCYFIDQDGIPLCIGRQYYVGSRYMFEL, encoded by the coding sequence ATGAATGAAGGAAATGTAGCCCCGCTATATCAGCAGATTAAAGAAGATATCAAGGCCACCATTGAACAGGGAAAGTATAAAGTAAAAGAACAGATTCCATCCGAACCAGAGCTAAGCGCAGAATATTCCGTCAGCCGTATCACCATAAGGCGTGCAATAGAGGAACTGTGCAGTGAAGGATACCTGATAAAACGTCAGGGACGGGGAACCTTTGTAAGTGCACCGCGCATCCACCGCAAGATTGCTGAAGGAAACCGCCTGGAAAGCTTCACAAAAACATGTCAAAACTATGGTATGCAGGCCGGTGCAAAACTCATCAGCCGGCAGATTGTACCCGTTCGAAAGGACGATAAGGATTTCTTTGGATTTGGATCTGATGAACTGCTGCTCTATATCGAGAGAGTGCGGACCGCAGATGGACTTCCCATTTTTCTTGAAAATCTTTTTCTCCCATATCAGAAATACAGGGCATTAATGGATGAAAATTTAAATGACTGCTCCATGTTTGAAACCATCGAGCGTGTCGGCAAAAAAGCCATTCATGATACTTCCCGTCGCAGTCTGGAGATTGCTCGCGCTTCCTCAGATCAGGCACAGAAGTTGGGCATACCCGTTGGCGAACCGCTTTTGCACATGAACTGCTATTTCATCGACCAGGACGGCATCCCCCTCTGTATAGGTCGCCAATATTATGTGGGCAGCAGATATATGTTTGAGTTATAA
- a CDS encoding PTS sugar transporter subunit IIB: protein MIKLVRLDYRLLHGQVVFAWTGYVGAQRIIIVDDEAASDELKKTALSLSKPVGVRLNIFSLETTLAKMPKVETLNENIMMIFGNTKTLRAFCEAYPKIKEINYGAQANREGTKQYASSIFLTESEVEDTHCLFNMGIKLNVQQTPSHKSETLAL from the coding sequence ATGATTAAATTAGTAAGATTGGATTACAGGTTACTTCACGGACAAGTGGTGTTTGCATGGACTGGCTATGTGGGTGCACAGCGTATTATCATTGTAGATGATGAGGCAGCTTCCGATGAGCTTAAGAAGACAGCTCTTTCTCTCAGCAAGCCAGTGGGGGTAAGGCTGAATATCTTCAGCCTGGAGACAACCCTGGCCAAGATGCCGAAGGTCGAAACATTAAATGAGAACATTATGATGATTTTTGGAAACACAAAAACTCTGCGGGCTTTCTGCGAGGCTTATCCGAAAATTAAGGAAATCAACTATGGTGCACAGGCAAACAGAGAGGGAACTAAACAGTATGCCAGTTCCATTTTCCTGACAGAGAGTGAAGTGGAAGATACCCATTGTCTTTTTAATATGGGCATCAAGCTGAATGTACAGCAGACGCCGAGTCACAAATCAGAAACTTTGGCTCTGTAG
- a CDS encoding PTS sugar transporter subunit IIC, which produces MLGISIILGLIGVMCILDSRILGRLNLERPLITCTLVGLVLGDLPTGLAVGASLELISLGIVNIGAAAPPDMNMAAIITCAFAILTDATMETALALAVPIAVLGQVLGVLIRTLLANLTHVADRAIVQGKFKQAYRMHIVWGTLCYSLMYFIPIFLAVYAGTNMVQYIVSVIPAWFTDGLNLGSKLLTAYGIALLMSSMMNRELTVYFVLGFFMVGYLGLNITAIAIFAVIIAIILNGLKFRGTVSAASASGRTLDDSDPLEDDL; this is translated from the coding sequence ATGTTAGGTATTTCTATCATTCTGGGATTGATTGGGGTGATGTGCATTCTGGATTCCAGAATTCTTGGGCGTTTGAATCTGGAGCGTCCACTGATCACCTGTACTCTTGTGGGTCTGGTTCTAGGCGATCTGCCTACCGGACTTGCGGTAGGAGCATCATTAGAACTTATAAGTCTTGGTATTGTAAATATTGGTGCAGCAGCTCCGCCAGATATGAACATGGCAGCAATTATCACCTGTGCATTTGCCATTTTGACAGATGCCACCATGGAGACAGCTCTGGCTCTTGCGGTTCCAATCGCAGTGCTTGGACAAGTGCTTGGCGTTCTTATCAGAACGCTTCTGGCAAATCTGACCCATGTTGCAGACAGAGCCATTGTGCAGGGGAAATTTAAACAGGCTTACCGGATGCATATTGTGTGGGGCACTCTGTGTTATTCCTTGATGTATTTTATTCCAATCTTTCTGGCAGTATATGCAGGTACAAATATGGTACAGTACATTGTCAGCGTCATTCCGGCCTGGTTTACGGATGGTCTGAATCTGGGAAGTAAATTACTTACAGCCTATGGTATTGCACTTTTAATGTCTTCCATGATGAACAGGGAGCTTACGGTTTATTTTGTACTGGGATTCTTTATGGTTGGCTACTTGGGACTGAATATTACGGCAATTGCTATCTTTGCAGTGATTATTGCAATTATTCTTAATGGTCTGAAATTTCGCGGTACAGTCTCAGCGGCTTCTGCTTCTGGCAGAACCCTGGACGATTCAGATCCGTTAGAAGACGATTTATAA